The sequence below is a genomic window from Brevibacillus laterosporus.
CATTCTTTCTCAAGAAAACTTGGTGGTTGCCAAGTCTCTGGCGCCGGCTGGAACCTTAGTTGCACGTATTAGAGATGAGAATTTTGATAAATTCCTATCCGTCAAAAAAATAAAGTGGCATCTCGCCACTTTATTTTTACTTCGCGTATTCAACAGCGCGGGTTTCCCGAATCACCGTTACGCGTATATGTCCTGGATAATCCAGCTCATTTTCAATACGTTTTGTAATTTCCCGAGCTAATCTCATTGCTTCGGCATCATCAATTTTTTCTGGTTGTACCATCACGCGTACTTCTCGACCTGCTTGGATTGCATATGATTTTTCTACGCCATCGAAGGATTCGGAGATTTCCTCCAGTTTCTCCAAGCGCTTAATATATGTTTCCAAGGTTTCACGACGAGCGCCTGGACGAGCTGCAGAAAGGGCATCTGCTGCTGCTACTAGCATCGCAATAACAGAAGTAGGTTCTGTATCACCATGATGAGAAGCAATACTGTTGATAACAACAGGGTGCTCATTGTACTTCTTGGCTAATTCCACGCCAATCTCTACGTGAGAGCCTTCTACTTCATGATCAATTGCTTTACCAATATCGTGCAACAGACCTGCTCTCTTTGCAAGTTTCACGTCTTCCTTCAATTCCGCAGCCATGAGACCAGCAAGATGAGCTACTTCCATTGAGTGTTTCAAGACGTTTTGTCCATAACTTGTACGGTAACGTAATCGTCCCAAAATCTTTATCAAATCAGGGTGTAAACCATGTACATCTGTCTCAAAAGTTGCTTGTTCCCCATATTCACGGATACGTTCATCTACTTCACGTCGAGATTTCTCTACCATTTCCTCAATGCGAGCCGGGTGAATACGTCCGTCTGCCACCAGCTTATCGAGGGCTGTTTTAGCAATTTCACGTCGAATCGGGTCAAAGCCAGAAAGAATAACTGCCTCAGGAGTATCATCAATAATAAGATCAATACCAGTTAACGTCTCTAGTGCACGAATGTTACGACCTTCACGACCGATAATTCGACCTTTCATTTCATCATTGGGAAGAGTAACAACTGAGACGGTCGTCTCCGCCACATGATCAGCCGCGCAGCGTTGAATAGCTGTTGTGATGATCTCACGAGCTTTCTTGTCAGCGTCCTCTTTAGCATGCGTTTCAATATCCTTGATCATAATTGCCATGTCATGGCGCACTTCGTTTTCTACGTTTGTTAAAATAATCGTTTTTGCTTCATCTTGAGTTAGTCCTGAAATGCGTTCTAGTTCAGCAACTTGATCTTTATATAATTGCTCAACCTTGGCTTGCAACTCAGTAATTGATTTTTCACGGTCGCTTTGTTCTACTTCTTTACGTTCCAATTGGTCCAGCTTTCGGTCAAGAGACTCCTCTTTTTGAAGGATACGTCTTTCTTGACGCTGAATTTCGTTACGACGCTCTTTGATTTCATGATCAGCATCTGTACGCAGCTTAAACACTTCGTCTTTGGCTTCTAAGACTTTTTCCTTTTTCACTGCCTCCGCATCGCGTTTTGCTTCTTCGACGATTTGCTTCGCCGCTTCTTCTGCGCTTGAAATTTTGGCTTCTGCAATGGATTTACGTAAGAAGTATCCGACCCCAAAACCAATTGCTAGTGCTACCAACAATAGCAAAACTAACAATAGTGGGTTAGATAGATCCATACGTGTTCTCTTACACCTCCTTTGTCTATGACTTTTACATTTCTCATACAAATCATTTTTCTTCTTGGTGATTCCTATCATCATCTTCGTATCTTGGCAAACCGAATGAAAACCAAGTGAAGAGCTAAACAGGAAACATTTGGCATCCATAGCCTAAAAAACAAGACCGATGCGACTCGGTCGACTGCAATCATGATAGACATAGGTCTCATGGATGTTCAGTTATGGATTGCTAGTAGCAAAAAGTTATCAAACACCAAGTAATACAAACCTATTTTATTATTTGCGAACAAGCCTTGTCAAGGAGTAGACCTTGCTGGGAGTAGGATTGCTTCGAATAGGGAAGGATTATACCGTACACCCTCTCAAAGTTCCTCTTCTTCCTCTGTCCAGTTTTCCAATCTCCATTCATTTCTTACCTGCTGAACGAGGGAATGAGAAAACCCCTTCCTCAATAAAAATTGCAAAAGCTTGTGCTCTGTTTTTTGATCAATAGGACCTGTTTTTCTAGCTACTTTTCCTCGTAGTAAGGAACGAGCTACATCCAGCTCCTGCTCATACGCTATTCGTCCCAATACTTTCTCTATCAAGCTAGGGGCAATTCCCTTCTGCTTCAATTCCATCTTTAGCATATAAGTACCCCGAGGTTTCAAACGGAGTCTCTCTTCTACCCACTTTTTAGCAAAGAGCTCATCATTTAGATATCCTTCTTGCGTACACTTCTCCACCATACTTTCTGCTAGCTCTGAAGAAAACTCTTTTCCCACTAGGTATCTTTCCACTTCCATGGAACTACGTGGACGATAGCTTAGATAATTGATAGCAGCCAGATAGGCTCTGTTCTCCTGGTCCGCTCGTAACACTTCTGCGTAAAAGTTACTATCTACCTCGGTTCCCTTCATCAAGTGATACTTAATGAAGACTTCCTCATGCACTTCAAATGCAAATTCATTGTCCAGATCAATCAAATACACTTTTTTTCGTTTAGAATCCCTATGAACCGCCGTGATTACCCCTGAGGTTTTCATGTCTCCTCCTCTAATCCAGACTGCTTTTTCTTTACATAAAAAGCCTGTCGCACAGAATACGACAGGCTTACATCACTTCTACTCTAAATCAAAAGCTGGCTCTTCATCCTGCTCTGGATCGTGAATCTCTTCACCCTCTGGGATGGAATTAGGATTCAGGCTGTAATATTCTCGAATTTTTTGGTCAATCTGAGCTGCAATAGATGCGTTCTCTTTCAAGAACTGTTTTGCATTTTCACGACCTTGACCTAACCGCTCTTCATTAAATGCATACCAAGCACCGCTTTTTGCAACGATGTCCAACTCAGCTCCAATATCTAGAATACTTCCTTCTTTAGAGATACCTTCTCCATACATAATATCTACTTCGGCTACTTTAAACGGAGGAGCCACTTTATTTTTCACAACTTTAATTTTCGTTTTTGTACCTACTACATCGTTACCTTGTTTAATGCCCTCTGCTTTACGTACATCAAGACGCACACTAGCGTAGAACTTCAAAGCACGACCACCAGGAGTAGTTTCTGGGTTACCAAACATAACACCGACTTTTTCACGCAACTGGTTAATAAAGATCGTAATAGTTTTCGACTTATTGATAGCACCAGAAAGCTTACGTAACGCTTGAGACATCAAACGCGCTTGTAGACCAACGTGAGAGTCTCCCATTTCCCCTTCGATCTCCGCTTTAGGAACCAAAGCTGCTACGGAGTCTACTACGATAATATCTACAGCACCAGAGCGTACCAGAGCTTCCGCAATTTCTAAAGCTTGTTCGCCCGTATCTGGTTGAGATAAAAGTAATTCTTCTATGTTAACACCTAATTTAGCAGCGTAAACAGGGTCTAAGGCATGCTCGGCATCAATAAAAGCTGCTTGTCCGCCTTGCTTTTGTACCTCTGCAATGGCATGAAGCGCAACCGTTGTTTTACCAGAGGATTCTGGTCCATAAATTTCAACAATACGACCACGTGGGAAACCGCCAACACCAAGTGCTATATCAAGAGCTAAAGCCCCTGTTGAAACTGTAGAAACTTGTGTATTTGCCATCTCCCCCATCTTCATGATAGAGCCTTTCCCGAACTGTTTTTCTATTTGTCTTAAAGCACTCTCTAACGCAGCGCGACGATCTGACAATAGTGACACTCCCTTTCTCGTTCCACTCAACTTTTTCTTATGTATGTATCATACATCGAGATAGAGGGGTTTGCCAAGTATTTTTTACGAACAAATATTCGTATAGGAATTATGTAGAAAAAAGAAGGCATTTTCACTCAACCTTTGGGTGAAAATGCCTTCTATATAGGTAAATTATGATTTACGTGTTCGTGGTTTTGCAGGCTCCAGATTAATGCGTTTGCCGTTAATCCGCGTCTGTCTTAACGCCTCATACACAAACGGAGCAACATCCTCTGGAACTTCCACAAACGTAAAGTTTTCAAAAATATCAATCCGTCCTACTGATTTTCCTGGTATGCCTACTGATTCAGAAATCTCTCGTACAAGATCTTGAGGCTTCATGTTAACGTTTCGTCCGACATTAAGGAAGAACCTAACCATTCCTTTTGCTGCACCTGTTTCACCAAAGTTATACCCTTCTTCGTCATCATTTCCACTTGGATCACTATGGAACGCAAGGTGTAGAGCGGCGGCTGCAACTTTAGCTGGATCGTACTCCTGCATTAAATCGCTAACAATCTCTTGGTACATAGCATTCGTAGAATCACTTGCAATTAATGAGCGCAGCTGTTCACGTAACTGTATACGTTTACGCTCAGCAATCTCTTCCAAAGTGGGCACGGTGCGGGTAACCATGGATGCCTTGGTCTGTTTCTGAATCACCATCAGTTGACGCATCTCCCGTGGAGTGACTAGCGTCATGGCAATCCCCTTGCGCCCAGCCCGACCCGTGCGGCCAATTCGATGCACGTAGCTTTCAGGATCTTGTGGAATATCATAATTGATAACATGAGACACATTACCTACATCAATTCCACGAGCCGCTACATCTGTAGCAATCAAGAACTCGATGGTGCCTTCACGGAAAGCTTTCATCACTTTGTCGCGTTGTGCTTGAGATAAATCACCATGTAAGCCGTCTGCCAAATAGCCACGTGCTTGCAAGGCTTCGCTCAATTCATCTACACCACGCTTCGTTCTACAGAAGATGATTCCAAGCTCTACATCCTGACTATCCAGAATACGGCAAAGACTCTCCCGTTTATTGCGTTCAAATACTTTATAATACACTTGTTCAATAGAAGGTGCTGTAACCTCTTCACGACTGACAGCCACAATTTCAGGGTTTTTCATGTATCGATGAGCTAAACGCTTGATTTCAGGAGGCATCGTCGCTGAGAAAAGCAAGGTTTGACGCTCTGCTTTCATGTGACTAAGAATCGTCTCAATATCTTCAATAAAACCCATATCCAGCATTTCATCCGCTTCATCAAGAACAAGCATCTTTACATTTTCAAGCTGTAGGGTTTTACGACGCAAATGATCCAAAACACGTCCAGGCGTACCAATAATCACATGCACGCCTTGCCGAAGCGCACGAATCTGATGGCTAATCAATTGTCCTCCATAGATAGGTAAGGTGCGAATTTTTTTGTGTTTGCAAATTCGAACCAATTCTCCTGCTACCTGTATAGCCAGTTCGCGTGTTGGAGTTAGAACAATTGCCTGTATGCGATTGTTAGCTGGATTTAACGCTTCAGCTAGTGGAATCCCAAACGCAGCTGTCTTTCCTGTTCCGGTCTGAGCCTGTCCGATTAGGTCGCCACCCTCTAAGATTTTCGGGATGCAAGCAGCTTGAATTGGTGATGGTTCTTCAAAGCCCATATCATGAATAGCTTGCAACACATTTTTATGTAAAGCAAAATCTGAAAAAATCGTCATGATAGTCACCTTTCTTTTAGTCGTTACAGTGAAGCTGCTGGAACGTGTAATATAGAGCATACTTGGCGACACGTCCAATTATAGCTCTGCGTTGTCCCGCTACTTGCACCTTTTTTATCAAAGTAGGCTGATTCTCACTGGCGATTCCGATATAGACCAGTCCTACAGGTTTCCCCTCGGAAGATTCAGGTCCTGCTACACCGGTAACAGAAACGCCATAGGTCGTGCCCATCTTTTGACGGATATTCTCAGCTAAAAGCCGAGCAGTAGTTTCGCTGACAGCTCCTTCTGTCTCAAGGACTTTAAGAGGCACATCCAGCCACTGATGTTTCATTTCATTACTATAGCAAACAATCCCCCCCGATATACCTGCGACGCACCAGGTATCGAGGTAAGCAGTTGAGAAACAGCACCTCCTGTACAGCTTTCGGCAAAGGAGATCGTCTGTTGCTTCAAAAGCAGTTGTTCATATAACACCTGATGTAAGGGAGATTCTCCTACTGCATATATAAACTCGCCTACACGGTTACGAATCTCTTCTTCAACAGGTTTTACTAAACTCTCTGCTTCTTCCACAGAAGTAGCTCGTGCTGTAACGCGCAACGTCACCTCAAATTCCTTGGCATACGGGGCAATTGTCGGATTGGATTGCGCTTCAATTAGGTCAATCAGCTTTGCTTCTAATAAAGATTCTCCTATACCAAAAAAGCGAAAGACACGAGAATGAAAGATTTGATGCTCATTACCTAGAGAAGCCAAAAATGGCATCAAATAATTTTCCACCATCGGATACATTTCGCTTGGAGGACCTGGCAACAAGACATAGTTTACACCCTCTTGGGTAATCCCCATTCCTGGTGCCATTCCATAATCATTGTCAAAGACCGTCGATCCCTCAATCACAAGGGCTTGCTTACGATTGTTTTCCGTCATATCAATACCGCGTCGGTCAAAAAAATCACGAATGTTCGCCATTGCTTTCTCATCCGTGACTAGCTTGTGACCCAGATGGTCGGCCACTACGTCTTTGGTTAAATCGTCCTGCGTAGGGCCTAACCCTCCGGTAAAAATGATGAGATCGGAACGCGATTTCGCACGCTCTATCACTTGAAGCATTCGTTCATAATTATCGCCAACTGTAATGTGATAATAAACATTAATTCCTACTTCTGCTAACTTTTGTGATAAAAATTGTGCGTTTGTATTAGCAATTTGTCCAAGTAACAACTCAGTCCCAACCGCGATTATTTCCGCTTTCATCACTCTTCATCCCAATCTTTTACGAATATTGAATGACATTACGATTCTTGGCAAAATAGTCATAACCCGACCAAAGGGTGATCAAGACCATTGCCCAGATCGCAATTTTGTCAAAAGGTACACCGACAAACCCAAACGGGAAATTGTTCATCATTAATACAGTAATCGCAATGATTTGCACCCATGTCTTAATTTTTCCCCAAGCGCTTGCGGCAATAACTTTTCCTTCCGCCGCTGCAATCATTCGAAGTCCCGTCACTGCAAATTCCCGACTGATAATCACAATAACGACCCACGCTTCAATTCGTTGCATCTCTACAAGAGAAATAAGCGAAGCCGATACCAACAATTTGTCCGCCAATGGATCTAAAAACTTGCCCAGATTCGTAACAATCTTCCGCTTACGGGCAATGTACCCATCTAGACCATCTGTGCTGGCTGCCAAGATGAATACCAAAGCCGCTATCAGCTCATTGTACGTCATAGTTAGAGTCCCGATGGTAAACGTGCCAAATTTGTATTCTACTAGTAGAAAAAACATGACGACAGGAACCAGAAAAATTCTGGCAAGCGTGATGCGGTTGGCAAGATTCAACTAAATAACCTCCCCAGCTAGATCATAATCGTATGAGTGGGTAATACTCACCTTTACGATCTTACCTAATTCTCCTTGATAGTTAGAAATAAAGACTTCCCCATCGATCTCTGGAGCATCGTATTGGGTACGGCCTACGTAAATATTGTTTCTGCCTTCGTATCTCTCTACTAGGACATCCAATACTTTACCCACGTGTTGACCATTCTTTTCGTTGGCAATCTCGCGTTGAATTTCCATCAATATGTTAGCGCGTTTTTCCTTGACATCTTCATCAATCTGATCAGGCAGGCGTGTAGCAGGAGTATCGTCCTCATTTGAATAAGTAAACACACCTAGACGATCAAACTTAATGTCTTTCACGAAATCACACAACTTCTGGAAATCTTCTTCCGTTTCACCTGGGAAACCAACAATTAAAGAGGTTCTCAAAGCTACATCCGGTACTTCAGCGCGGATTTTAGCAACAAGTTCACGAATATCGGTTTGACGTCCTGGACGGCGCATCCGTTTCAAGATACCATCCTCTGAGTGTTGCAAAGGCATATCAATATATTTACAAACTTTTGGGTTTTTAGCAAACGTTTCAATTAACTCGTCTGTAAAGAACCCTGGGTATGCATAGTGTAGTCGAACCCACTCAATACCGTCTACTTCAGAAAGTCTGTTCAATAGTTCAGGCAACATTAGCTTGCCGTATAAATCCATACCGTAGTTGGTTGAGTCCTGGGCGATCAGCGAAATTTCCACAATGCCTTTCGTTGCCAGATATGTCGCTTCCTCTACGATAGATTCAATGGAACGACTTCGAAATTTACCGCGCATGAGTGGGATACTACAGAATGTACAGTTGTTATCGCAGCCCTCTGCAATCTTTGTATATGTCGTGTAGGTTCCTTCTTTTACCTTGCGTTTAATAACTTGTTCGTAGTTAAATACAGGATTTCCGATCAGACTTGTACGCTTACCAATGAGAGTGTCTTCAATCACATTAATAATTGACATGAAATCACCGGTTCCCACAATACCATCCACTTCTGGGATCTCATTTAATAAGTCTTCTTTATAGCGTTGGGTTAAACAGCCAGCTACTACCAATGACTTTAACTTTCCGCTCTCTTTTAACTCAGCCATGTCCAAAATCTTGTTAACGGATTCTTCTTTTGCTGCATCGATGAATCCACAGGTATTCACGATAACGACTGTTGCATCATCCGGATTATCAACTAACTCGTAACCCTTTTCATCGATCAGATGTGCCATCATATCTGAATCGACCAAGTTCTTCTCACATCCCAAGGTCACAATGGCAACCTTTTCACGGGGTGTTGTTTTTTCGGTCATTTCTCTTCCTCCAATTGCATATTCCAGCCCAAATTCACCTAACCAGTATAATATAAGGCAAGGTGAGTAGTCAAAAAGGGTAACACTTAAAAACAACTGTTTTCAGGCGTTCAAAGCACATTTTCCCATCTATCCAAGCCTGGTTGTACACACAATAAAGATAAGGAATAAACGCTCCTCCTACATAGAAAAATCCCGTCCCACTTTTGAAAGTGAAACGGGATGATGAAGCTTATAGCAAGCTTTACGGCGCTGGAATTTCTTCCTTTTGCAAGGTGAAATTAAACTTAGCTGTCTGCGCTTTAATGTCACTCATGGTAATCGGCACTTGATTAACTAGCACTTCAACCGCAGGAGAATATCCAAGATGTAAAAAGGCAGTATCCTGAGCATCTACGGTTTTTTCTTCCCCTTTTTGCAGGGTAGCTTCAAACAGCTTTTTACCAGAATCTTTATCCCGCACCTGCACCCAACAAGCACCATGGGTTGCTTTAATCGTTACTGAGATTTTATCTGTATTACCAACTTTATAATTGTAATACTTTCCTTGTTGTGATTCAAAGGTAAGTGTACTAGTCCCCTCATCGGGCTCAGGAAGATTCGTCTCGGGAATAGTTCCATCCGGAGGCGTGGTAGTTGCTGGCGGTGTAGCTGTTCCAGGGGTAGTTGGAGCCTGTCCCTGACCTGGTGTTTGATTCGGTGTAGGAACCCCTCCCCCACCTTGGGTGGTATCAATAATACCTTCAGGAGGTCTTTGAACAGTAGGTGGTGTATTATCCCGATTCACTAACGCCATGTAAACAACACCAACAACTAAGATGATAAACAGAGTTAACAAAGTAGGAGCTACCCACCTACCAGTTTGAAAAGGGGATCGCCTTTGAACCACATGGCGTCGTTGTAGTCGTTCCACCTGTTCTTGCGAAGGTTGGGATGGCAAGTCGGCCTGGTAATGCTCCACGATCTGATTAGGATCCAATCCTACCGCTTCCGCATAGCTTTTAATAAAAGCTTTGGCATAAAAGTGGCCGGGCAACATGTGAAAATCTCCCCGCTCAATCGCTTCTAAATATCTGGTTTGGATTTTGGTCATTTTTTGTATATCATTGAGCGAGATTCCTTTTTCTTCTCGTGCTCTCTTCAATACGTGGCCGAGCTCAGACACAATGTAGCCTCCTTACGTCATTTCGAAGTCATTAAAACTTCTCGTGTTGATTAAATCATATGTAATCTCTTCATCAGGATGATGTCTCAATTCAATAATGTAGTGGAAGTCAGACAGCTTGTACTCTGTCTCTCTTGCAAAAATGTCAGGGTGTTCAATGACTTTAGTAGCTGGGAAAGCCATAATTTCACGCAACAAGCTGTGGTGACGTTCCGTAGAGCGCATGGTTGAGACAATCCCATCAATCAAATATACATGATTGGCTGTCATTTCATCAACGGTCAAGGAACTGCGAACTGTTTGTCGCAGTAATGTTGATGAAATAAACGTCCAACGCTTATTGGAGGATACACTGGCTGCAATCATAGACTCTGTTTTACCAACTCGAGGCATTCCACGAATCCCGATTAATTGATGGCCTTCTTTTTTAAATAACTCTGCAAGAAAATCAACCAGAATCCCCAATTCGTCACGAATAAAGCGAAATGTTTTTTTGTCTTCCGCATCACGTTCAATATAACGTCCATGACGAACAGCTAGACGGTCAAGCATAGTAGGCGGTCGCAGCTTGTTAATTTCAATATTACTTACTTTTAACAACAAGCTACGTAAGGCTTCTATCTTATCATTGTCATCTGTGGATAATAACATTCCTCGCGTGTTGGTTTGAACACCATTGATTGTACGAATGTTGATGTTAAGCATCCCTAGAATAGAAGCTAAGTCTCCAAGCAGACCAGGACGATCCTTAATCAAGCGATATTCTAGATACCACTCAAAAAATTCTTTCTCCTCCGTGAGCATCATGTATCCCCTTTTTCTGTAAGAACAATCCTATTGTTCTTCCCCCGTGATAGATGGCTTTTCAACAATAGTATACCATTTGCAGGTAGAAGGACAAAGAAAAAATGCAGAAAACATGCCAACAATGCTAATAAAAAATCTTTTATTACACTTTATAACATCCCCCTTATTTATCAATAATCATTTATATGCTAGCTTACACTTTTTATACCATCATAAGAAAACTTGTTTCCATCAAACCTTTACTGGGATCTTATTTGCTTCTAATCGTACAAAAAAACAGCCCTTACGCTGTTAATACGTAAGAGCTACTTGTTTCGAAAAAATCATCATTTATTCTTTTTGACCATCGCTCACAATTTTAACCATTACGCTAGCTATCGCACGACGTTGCTCGTCATCTCCAGCATCCCACAATTGTTTAAGTAAACGTTCTTGTTCGTTTTTCGGATCAACCTGATCTGCAAGGTATCCACCGATTTGATATGCTACATTTTGGATGGTATCGGAGTTCATACCAGCTTGTGTAGCTTGTTGGACGCGTTCAGACAAAAAACCTTTCCAATCACCAAAGTTATCAAGTACTGACATCCAAATCCCTCCTTAGCACTCTTCGGACCATTTCTCATGTCCGTTCAAAATTAGAATGCGTTTTTGTTTTGATTTTTATGCAAGAAGGAAAGGAATGTACTGTTACAGCTTACATATGCCATCCTCCATTAACGGAGACGGTTTGACCCGTGATATATCCTGCTTCTTTTTGTAATAAGAAAGAAACGGCTGCGGCTACCTCCTCTGGCTGACCCAATCGTCCCATAGGAATTTCTTCGCATAAGTCTTCTTTTTCTTCTGAAGTAAACCGATCCATCATCCCACCTGAAACAGCACCTGGTGATACCGCATTGACTGTAATATGGTTGAGAGCTACCTCCTTGGCTAATGCTTTTGTAAAGCTAAGGATGGCCCCTTTTGTCATGGAATACAGAACTTCACACGCGGCTCCTGTTTCTCCCCAGATAGAGGAGATGGTAACAATTCGCCCAAATCTCGCCTGTAGCATCGCAGGAAGTCCTTGCTGTGAGACAAAAAAACAAGAGCCCATATTAACTCGAACCAATTCATCAAACAACGCCGGGGTAACATCGTTTACTAAGCCTACATGATCAATCGAAGCATTATTAATTATATAAAGCGGCTTTATTGGCATCTGAGTGAACATCGATGTAACCGCCTCTGGTTGAGATAAATCAGCTTGCAAAGCAATAGCAGGCACATCTTTTTTTTGACAATAAGATAGCAGTACATTTATTTTTTCTACTTGTTTGTTGTAATGAAGGTACAGCGGGATCGATTCGTCTGCTAGCTTCTTGGCAATAGCTTGCCCAATCTCACCGGAAGCTCCTGTGACTAACGCCCATGCTTGCTTGTCTTCCATCTATTTCTCCTCTTCCCAACGATGCCTAAGACTGTGAACGCACGATAGAGACAGCCATCTGACTTTCTTGCAAATGGTCATGCATGCGTTGTTGTACATCCTCTAACGTAATTTTTTCTAAAGTAGGTACGATTTCAAACAAATCAATCCCGTTAAATTTATAGCTAGTAAACTGATTAGCAATAAACTCAATGGAATTCAGTGAGCGCAAGAACAGACCAATTCTTCTCCGTTTTTGCCGTTGGAATGATTCCTCATCAATTCCACGCGATTTTGCTTCCTTAATTTCCTGTGTAATGACAGTAACTAACTTTTCTGGGTCAGGTGTATCTCCGCCTAAAATGGTATAGCCGTAATCAATCTCGTTGCTATAATCAAAATCAAAGGCTTCGGTAATTAGTCCTTTGTCATAATATTTTTGGTAAAAACTAGAACTGTTGCCGAACAGTAAATCCAACATCAGTTTTGTCGTTAATTCACGTTTTAACAGCTCTTCACCAAACAACTTGTTTGTAGCCTCTTTAAAACCGATGTAGATTTTAGGAATTGCCACGGAAAGATGGGCTTCTACAAGCTTTTCACCAACTTCGGGTGGTTCCTCTGGAAAAAAACGTTCAATGATCGGTGCTGGTGGAAAATTTTTAGCTTGCTGATTACTACGAATCAATTCACCAATCTGGTCTTTATCAAATCCCCCCACTACAAATAACACCATATTACTTGGATGATAGAATGTCTCGTAGCACTGGTATAACATATCTTTTGTTATGGGAGTAATGGTTTCAATTGTTCCCGCAATCTCAATTCGTACCGGATATTTTTGATACATCGCTTTTAACAGATTGATGTATACTTTCCAATCCGGATTATCATCGTACATCTGAATTTCTTGACCAATAATCCCTTTCTCTTTTTCAACACTTGCTTCCTCAAAATAAGGTTCCTGTACAAAATCAAGTAGTATCTTCAAATTGTCTTCTACTTTATCCGTAGAGGAAAAGAGATAGGCTGTCCGGTTAAAACTGGTAAAAGCATTATAAGAAGCACCATTTCTTGAAAAATCCTGAAATACATCACGGTCTTCTTTTTCAAACAGCTTATGCTCCAAAAAATGAGCAATGCCATCAGGTACATTAATGGTTTCCAGATTATTAAATCGAAAATGGCTATCATTTGAACCATAACGGGTTGTAAAAACGGCATATGTCTTACTAAAGCCCTCTTTTGGCAACAAATAGACTGACAAACCGTTTGGCAGTTTTTCATGATAGAGTGTCTCATTAAG
It includes:
- a CDS encoding helix-turn-helix domain-containing protein yields the protein MSELGHVLKRAREEKGISLNDIQKMTKIQTRYLEAIERGDFHMLPGHFYAKAFIKSYAEAVGLDPNQIVEHYQADLPSQPSQEQVERLQRRHVVQRRSPFQTGRWVAPTLLTLFIILVVGVVYMALVNRDNTPPTVQRPPEGIIDTTQGGGGVPTPNQTPGQGQAPTTPGTATPPATTTPPDGTIPETNLPEPDEGTSTLTFESQQGKYYNYKVGNTDKISVTIKATHGACWVQVRDKDSGKKLFEATLQKGEEKTVDAQDTAFLHLGYSPAVEVLVNQVPITMSDIKAQTAKFNFTLQKEEIPAP
- a CDS encoding DUF3388 domain-containing protein, which produces MLTEEKEFFEWYLEYRLIKDRPGLLGDLASILGMLNINIRTINGVQTNTRGMLLSTDDNDKIEALRSLLLKVSNIEINKLRPPTMLDRLAVRHGRYIERDAEDKKTFRFIRDELGILVDFLAELFKKEGHQLIGIRGMPRVGKTESMIAASVSSNKRWTFISSTLLRQTVRSSLTVDEMTANHVYLIDGIVSTMRSTERHHSLLREIMAFPATKVIEHPDIFARETEYKLSDFHYIIELRHHPDEEITYDLINTRSFNDFEMT
- a CDS encoding DUF3243 domain-containing protein yields the protein MSVLDNFGDWKGFLSERVQQATQAGMNSDTIQNVAYQIGGYLADQVDPKNEQERLLKQLWDAGDDEQRRAIASVMVKIVSDGQKE
- a CDS encoding SDR family oxidoreductase, producing MEDKQAWALVTGASGEIGQAIAKKLADESIPLYLHYNKQVEKINVLLSYCQKKDVPAIALQADLSQPEAVTSMFTQMPIKPLYIINNASIDHVGLVNDVTPALFDELVRVNMGSCFFVSQQGLPAMLQARFGRIVTISSIWGETGAACEVLYSMTKGAILSFTKALAKEVALNHITVNAVSPGAVSGGMMDRFTSEEKEDLCEEIPMGRLGQPEEVAAAVSFLLQKEAGYITGQTVSVNGGWHM
- a CDS encoding insulinase family protein, which encodes MKTVTFDQLNETLYHEKLPNGLSVYLLPKEGFSKTYAVFTTRYGSNDSHFRFNNLETINVPDGIAHFLEHKLFEKEDRDVFQDFSRNGASYNAFTSFNRTAYLFSSTDKVEDNLKILLDFVQEPYFEEASVEKEKGIIGQEIQMYDDNPDWKVYINLLKAMYQKYPVRIEIAGTIETITPITKDMLYQCYETFYHPSNMVLFVVGGFDKDQIGELIRSNQQAKNFPPAPIIERFFPEEPPEVGEKLVEAHLSVAIPKIYIGFKEATNKLFGEELLKRELTTKLMLDLLFGNSSSFYQKYYDKGLITEAFDFDYSNEIDYGYTILGGDTPDPEKLVTVITQEIKEAKSRGIDEESFQRQKRRRIGLFLRSLNSIEFIANQFTSYKFNGIDLFEIVPTLEKITLEDVQQRMHDHLQESQMAVSIVRSQS